In the Anaerolineales bacterium genome, one interval contains:
- a CDS encoding nucleotidyltransferase, with the protein MNRQLNAALAMHDFFFENLKLNYTVIGGIALQFWGEPRFTLDLDLTVEDRLDLGDLVKMTTEAFGSRVSDPYQFARQHRILLLSVEDVNVDIALALQGYEESLFERSQTYEVEPGKSIHICSAEDLIIHKALAGRSQDLADIEGVIYRQRDLLDVRYIRSWLRKFSSALDNPELLAHFEQAFANR; encoded by the coding sequence ATGAACCGTCAACTCAACGCCGCCCTGGCCATGCACGACTTCTTCTTCGAGAACCTCAAGCTCAACTACACCGTCATCGGGGGAATTGCCCTGCAGTTCTGGGGTGAACCGCGCTTCACGCTCGACCTTGACCTGACGGTCGAGGACAGACTCGACCTGGGAGATCTGGTCAAGATGACCACAGAGGCCTTCGGGTCCCGGGTGTCTGACCCATACCAATTTGCCCGCCAGCACCGGATCCTGCTGCTCAGCGTGGAGGACGTCAATGTCGATATTGCCCTCGCGCTCCAAGGCTATGAGGAGTCCCTTTTTGAACGAAGCCAGACCTATGAGGTGGAGCCCGGCAAGTCCATTCACATCTGCTCCGCCGAGGACTTGATCATCCACAAGGCGCTTGCCGGCCGCTCGCAGGACCTTGCCGATATCGAAGGCGTGATCTACCGCCAGCGTGATCTTCTCGATGTCCGATATATCCGCTCGTGGCTTCGCAAGTTCTCTAGCGCGCTGGACAATCCCGAACTCCTTGCGCACTTCGAGCAGGCATTCGCCAACAGATAG
- a CDS encoding helix-turn-helix domain-containing protein — MQILNDWSYRQGKANLRALDSWTEAMELATSIAAYEALINAGSATLELGSLEEFPVALIKARIARGWTQERLAQELDLPKQQIQRYEASGYASASLRRLLDVAEALDLRFVATIEAGRPAGRDLELARALAGYAAAGAVQQVERRLRLRRMTPEEARGIFDDLCNTYYQLAPLHRSSPSVMSARIDHRLAVRKAMAVLARKGGRA, encoded by the coding sequence ATGCAAATCCTAAACGACTGGAGCTACCGCCAGGGCAAAGCCAACCTGCGAGCCCTCGACTCATGGACAGAGGCAATGGAGCTGGCCACTTCGATCGCCGCTTATGAAGCCCTCATCAATGCAGGCTCGGCTACCCTCGAGCTCGGCTCGCTGGAGGAGTTCCCGGTCGCACTCATCAAGGCCAGGATCGCCAGGGGATGGACGCAGGAACGGCTGGCTCAGGAGCTCGACCTGCCCAAGCAGCAGATCCAGCGCTACGAAGCCAGCGGATACGCCTCCGCCAGCCTGCGCCGCCTGCTTGATGTCGCCGAGGCCCTGGACCTCCGCTTTGTAGCCACGATCGAGGCCGGCCGGCCCGCAGGTCGGGATCTTGAACTCGCCCGGGCCCTGGCAGGGTATGCGGCGGCCGGGGCCGTGCAGCAGGTTGAGAGGCGCCTGCGGCTCCGACGCATGACGCCCGAGGAAGCCCGCGGGATCTTCGACGACCTGTGCAACACGTACTATCAACTGGCTCCCCTTCACAGGTCCTCACCATCCGTGATGTCTGCAAGGATCGACCATCGGCTAGCTGTGCGCAAGGCTATGGCAGTGCTGGCCCGGAAGGGAGGTCGAGCATGA
- a CDS encoding PucR family transcriptional regulator ligand-binding domain-containing protein — MPLTLREAMTLVEPLKNARVIGGAAGLDNVVQSVNVMEVPDILEWVHPGELLVTTMYPLRDDAAAIDLLVPRLAEKGLAGLAVTPTGYMDAFPPAMIKAADELGFPLIELPQKVSFIDIIQPVTSEILRLQARELIQSEQIHRQFIDLVLSGGTFRDIALGIAQRVNRPVTVVDRFRRVLGEGFVMGQSPVHKPFLREEAGGDHYLNDAYRPEVTAPIEGSEATRRVVAGPAGPVEQLACPVVVGPMTLGEIIVWGGWQEPPTAMDLIVIQHGTTVAALKMMETRSIAEAEERFRNEILEGLLSASPDERGRALQLSAEMGNRLAPPYAVVLVGPDALRAPILTKVESIEKRNIDSSLHLCERYVRSLEREAAFWYQGPRLVVFLPLPRAGLAGSRARLVHDLQTVCDRIRSENAPYTVSMGVSPGVFELEDFRIAYECARQSLQIGSSHATRAAARVTHYEELGLLRIVSMAENPAGLERFCLDAIGPLLAYDRENATNLAGTLRTFLEQNQNSARTAKLLFVHYNTLRYRIDRAKEILGDFPENPQQRLEIELALQLYPLIGRIPPLEPPP, encoded by the coding sequence GTGCCCCTGACGCTGCGTGAGGCGATGACCCTGGTCGAGCCCCTCAAGAACGCCCGCGTAATCGGCGGCGCAGCCGGGCTGGACAACGTCGTCCAGTCGGTCAATGTGATGGAGGTCCCCGACATTCTCGAGTGGGTCCATCCAGGTGAACTGCTGGTCACGACGATGTACCCATTGCGCGACGATGCCGCAGCCATTGACCTGCTGGTTCCCCGTCTGGCGGAGAAGGGATTGGCCGGGCTGGCGGTGACTCCCACCGGATACATGGACGCGTTCCCCCCGGCCATGATCAAGGCGGCCGACGAGCTGGGCTTTCCGCTCATCGAACTCCCTCAAAAGGTCTCCTTCATCGATATCATCCAGCCGGTCACGAGCGAAATCCTGCGGTTGCAGGCGCGCGAGCTCATCCAGTCGGAACAAATCCACCGTCAGTTCATCGATCTGGTCTTGAGCGGAGGTACTTTTCGGGACATCGCCCTGGGCATCGCCCAGCGGGTGAACCGACCGGTGACAGTCGTCGATCGATTCCGGCGCGTCCTGGGCGAAGGTTTCGTCATGGGCCAGTCCCCGGTCCACAAACCATTCTTGCGGGAGGAGGCCGGGGGAGATCACTACCTCAACGACGCGTACCGGCCCGAGGTGACGGCCCCGATCGAGGGCAGTGAGGCCACCCGGCGCGTGGTCGCCGGCCCTGCCGGCCCAGTGGAGCAACTCGCCTGCCCGGTTGTTGTGGGCCCGATGACCTTGGGCGAGATCATCGTCTGGGGTGGCTGGCAAGAGCCCCCGACGGCGATGGACCTGATCGTCATCCAACATGGCACCACCGTCGCCGCCCTGAAGATGATGGAGACCCGGTCGATCGCCGAGGCCGAGGAGCGTTTCCGCAACGAGATCCTGGAGGGGCTGCTGTCGGCGAGCCCCGACGAGCGGGGGCGCGCTCTTCAGCTCTCCGCCGAGATGGGGAACCGCTTGGCGCCGCCCTACGCCGTCGTCCTGGTCGGGCCCGATGCACTCCGAGCGCCCATCCTGACAAAGGTCGAGAGCATCGAGAAGCGGAATATCGATTCCAGCCTGCATCTCTGCGAGCGCTACGTTCGCAGCCTCGAACGAGAGGCTGCGTTCTGGTACCAGGGCCCGCGCTTGGTGGTGTTCCTGCCCTTGCCCCGGGCGGGGCTGGCCGGAAGTCGGGCGCGGCTGGTCCACGATCTGCAAACGGTCTGCGACCGAATCCGTTCCGAGAACGCGCCCTATACCGTGTCGATGGGTGTCAGCCCGGGCGTCTTCGAGTTGGAGGATTTCCGCATCGCCTATGAGTGCGCCCGACAGAGCCTTCAGATCGGTTCGTCCCACGCGACCCGGGCGGCCGCCCGGGTCACGCACTACGAGGAACTGGGCCTGCTGCGGATCGTCTCTATGGCGGAGAACCCGGCTGGACTGGAACGTTTCTGTCTGGACGCCATCGGGCCGCTGCTCGCTTACGATCGGGAGAACGCCACCAACCTTGCCGGAACTCTGCGCACATTTCTCGAGCAAAATCAGAACTCCGCCAGGACCGCCAAGCTGCTGTTCGTCCACTACAACACCCTCCGCTACCGGATTGACAGGGCCAAAGAGATTTTGGGCGATTTCCCTGAGAACCCGCAGCAGCGGCTGGAGATCGAGCTGGCCCTGCAGCTATATCCCCTGATCGGTCGAATTCCGCCGCTGGAACCTCCGCCCTAG